The uncultured Desulfobacter sp. genomic interval ATTTGAGCCTCCCATAAAGACAGCTTTCAGGTTGACAATATTGGCGCCGAAACTTGAAATAACACGCGACAATTGTGCCACAAGACCTTTTTGGTCAGGTCCGGAGGTTGTGATCAGAAAAATCTCTTTTTCCTCTGCAGGTGTCAGGGGATCCCCTTCAAGGGATCTGACATGAATGGTCAGTCCATGTTCTTCCTCTTTCAGCGTGAGATCCTGTTTGACGGTTTCGGCGGATATGCCTTCGGGGGCCTGGACAACAAAGAAGCCGGCAAACTGGTTTTGCAGAATCATCTGGTTGACGTTTTCAAGATTACACCCCAGATCACACAGATCTGAGGTGACGCTTGCAATGATGCCCGGCCGGTCCTGGGCCAGGACGGATATGATCATTTTGTTCATTTCTTGCCTTTGTCGGAAAGCTTGCGAAGCTCATCAATAGTTGTTTTATAGTCCGCCGTGTTAAAAATGGCGGAACCTGCCACAAAACAATGGGCACCGGCTTTTGTAACGGCTTCAATGGTATCATTGTTTACGCCGCCGTCGACCTGGATAACAGCATTGGAGCCTGCATCTGACAGCATTTGGGACAGTGCGGTAATTTTATTCAAGCTGGAGTCAATGAATTTTTGGCCGCCGAACCCGGGATTAACGCTCATGATCAGAACAAAATCCAGCATGTCAATGACATATTCAATGGAAGATAAAGGTGTGGCCGGATTCAATGCAACGCCGGCTTTTACGTCTAAACTTTTTATCAGCTGCAAACTTCTGTGCAAATGAGGGCATGCTTCGGCATGGACGCTGATATAGTCGGCTCCGGCTTTGGCAAAATCCGGAATCCTGGCATCCGGGGTTTCAATCATGAGGTGAACATCCAGCACCAGGTCTGTGGCGCGTTTGCACGCCTCCACAACTATGGGTCCATAAGAAATGTTGGGCACAAACTGGCCGTCCATGACATCAATGTGAATCCAGTCTGCGCCGGCTTTTTCCACCGCTTTGACTTCTTCTCCCAAACGGGTGAAATCGGCAGACAGAATGGAAGGGGCGATCAGTGTCATAATTGTCTCCTATTTTGATGTTTGAACTAAAAGTCACTCATCTGCGGCGTTGCAAGAAAAATTGCAATCCTTACAACCATAAGCTTGCTCCGGTAATAATTTTTTTTTGCGCCTTGCATATGGGCAACTTCTCGTCCAAATACGATTTTTTAAGTCCTATTTTTTTCTTCGCATCCTGGCCATGAAAAATCCGTCCATGTCAAGATGATCAGGGAAAGTTGTTTTGCTAAATGCCTTATCCCCGGATTTGCAGAAAAAGGGCAGGTGCGCTTCAAATCCTGAAGGGTCCGGGGAATAATCTTTTCTTTTTTCTAAAAATCGCTCAATCACCTGGGTGGTCTCTTCCGGTTCGCAGGAACAAACCGCATAGACCAACACTCCGCCGGGTGCCACCAGATTGGCAGAACCGTTAAGGATTTTTTTCTGCAGGGCTGCCATGCGCATGACGTCCTTTGATTTTCTTTTCCAGCGGCTGTCCGGATTTCTGGCAAGAACACCCAAACCCGTGCACGGGGCATCTACAAGCACCCGGTTAAAATAGGAAGAAAAATCATTTAATCCTGCCCGGGCCATATCCACATGGGTGTTGCTAATCATATCGATATCCAGCCGCCTGGCTTCGTTGTCTAAGCGCTCGGCTTTGCCTTCACCGGTATCATTGGCGGTGATATTCCCTTTGTTCTCCATTTCAAGGGCCATATGGCAAGTTTTGGTGCCAAGCCCTGCACAGGCGTCCAGAATACTTTCACCTGGCTTAGGGCCTAAAAGCTGAACAGCGAGTTGGGCGGCTTCATCCTGAACCTGGAACAGGCCTTCATTAAATCCGGGGAGATCAGGGATCGCAATCCCCGATGTTTGGATCTGAAGGCCTACAGGGCTGAACTGTGTGGGTTGGGCGTTGATTCCTGCGCGGTCAAACTCTTCAATCAGTGCTTCACGGCTGGTTTTACATGGATTTATCCTGAGGGTAACCGGGGGTAATGTCATTAAAGCATTGCCAAGGGCCAATGTCTTTACTGTTCCATATCTGGCTGCCCAGCGTTTGCCAAGCCAGGATGGTATGGAAAAGGCCGCCGTAAGATGCCCGGCTAAATTTTTATTGGCGCTGGGCAGGGCAATGTCTTTGTGCGACCTGGATATATTGCGTAAAACTGCATTGATAAACCCTGATGCCTTTTTGCCGCAGATTGGTTTTGCAAGTTCAATACTGGTATTAATGGCGGCAAAATCCGGGACCCTGTCCAGGAAAACAATCTGAAATACGCCAATGCGCAATATGGTTTTCACTTTAGGGTCAATGCGATCAAAGGATAGTTTAGAACCATGGCAAATCAATTGATCAATGCGCCCCCTGTGCCTGAACACCCCAAACACAATGGCGTGACAAAGCCCTTTATCCTTTTGACTCAAGCGATCAAACTGTTGCGCGGCATCTTCAATGGCACGGTCAAGGGGTAGCGTAGGCTTTTGCCCTGCTTCAATCAGGGTAA includes:
- a CDS encoding ACT domain-containing protein; the encoded protein is MNKMIISVLAQDRPGIIASVTSDLCDLGCNLENVNQMILQNQFAGFFVVQAPEGISAETVKQDLTLKEEEHGLTIHVRSLEGDPLTPAEEKEIFLITTSGPDQKGLVAQLSRVISSFGANIVNLKAVFMGGSNPNENVMSYQVPITKEIDAPALFTALKEKAKALDLDIRIQHKNIFDVTNKI
- the rsmB gene encoding 16S rRNA (cytosine(967)-C(5))-methyltransferase RsmB, which gives rise to MNMTADPRFMAFTLIEAGQKPTLPLDRAIEDAAQQFDRLSQKDKGLCHAIVFGVFRHRGRIDQLICHGSKLSFDRIDPKVKTILRIGVFQIVFLDRVPDFAAINTSIELAKPICGKKASGFINAVLRNISRSHKDIALPSANKNLAGHLTAAFSIPSWLGKRWAARYGTVKTLALGNALMTLPPVTLRINPCKTSREALIEEFDRAGINAQPTQFSPVGLQIQTSGIAIPDLPGFNEGLFQVQDEAAQLAVQLLGPKPGESILDACAGLGTKTCHMALEMENKGNITANDTGEGKAERLDNEARRLDIDMISNTHVDMARAGLNDFSSYFNRVLVDAPCTGLGVLARNPDSRWKRKSKDVMRMAALQKKILNGSANLVAPGGVLVYAVCSCEPEETTQVIERFLEKRKDYSPDPSGFEAHLPFFCKSGDKAFSKTTFPDHLDMDGFFMARMRRKK
- the rpe gene encoding ribulose-phosphate 3-epimerase: MTLIAPSILSADFTRLGEEVKAVEKAGADWIHIDVMDGQFVPNISYGPIVVEACKRATDLVLDVHLMIETPDARIPDFAKAGADYISVHAEACPHLHRSLQLIKSLDVKAGVALNPATPLSSIEYVIDMLDFVLIMSVNPGFGGQKFIDSSLNKITALSQMLSDAGSNAVIQVDGGVNNDTIEAVTKAGAHCFVAGSAIFNTADYKTTIDELRKLSDKGKK